A segment of the Corylus avellana chromosome ca2, CavTom2PMs-1.0 genome:
ATGTCCAAGACTTTCACACATGTTGTAATAGGCCGCCCATATTTTTTAGATGCAGAAGGCTACAAACAGTTTATATAAGGGTCAAAAAGAATGacttaatacatttttttttatgcaaagaGACTACGAAAAAGTATACAGGTAAAAACATCAAGGGAAGAAATTActcatcaaaatttttttattcattaaaaaacagAACTAATTTTCTAGAAgattgcaaattttaatactcacCAAAAGTACGCGGTCCCTATATTCATTCATTTGAATATGTGACTGCACATAGTAGTTTACCTACAAAAAGGGAagatatacaaataaaaatccTCTAGGTAGAAATTTTGTTCCATATTAGAATTTGTATCAATGAACCTTCCATAGGGAATTTTATCATAATACTTACAGAAGCTTTATCAAACGTGCTGAGCGCAAGACCCACTGCAAAGACAGGCAGTCCCTGGAGAAGATGGCAAGAGGAATAAGTCAAGAGCACAGAGAGCAATGCAATTaacaaagttaaatttgaataaGGTGCTCCACATGAAGCAATATACTGCAAAATTGAATATGTAAATGCTATCCtggccaaagaaaaaaaaaatgtaatatctgtaaacaatataaatttttgttaagaATGAGCACCTCTCTTGAGTAACCTGACACTCCTATGAGATGTGAATTACGCACTGCTCTGTAAAGTTCAGCAGGAACTATGGGTTTCTGCATAAGGAAACACCATCCAGATCAAATACATAAGAACTAGTTGACACTACTATATTTATGGTTTTGGCTTCATTTTTGCTCAAAATCACTCGAGCAACACAATTTGTGACCAAAACACTATTAATGTGTGtgcaatgaaaaagaaaccATGGTTGCATTTAATGTGTTGTCTTTCTGAGTATGTGTGaatgacagagagagagagagagcacacAAACAAGAATTTAGCAGTTCAATGATGTCAATTACAGAAATCAGTTAAATGTCTGATTGATGTTATAAAACATTACTGTTCTGAGTCCATCGACAGGAAAGTCCATTGGCCAGTTCTAACATGATTCTCATCCATATTCAAGAAGCCACTGCTATGCCAATTCGATTAAAAAGTTATAACCTGGACTCTATAAGTTTAGAACTATGAATTGGTCGTATAGGCATTTGCACTAATAATCATAAAGTTAATTTTACGTTGAATGTAGAGTTAATTCATGAATAATAGCAAAATTACCAGTACTTGCCACACAGAGGTAGATTGCAGACAATGAGATTATGCATTTGATATCATGCAATAGATTGTTGACTTTCAATAAATCACATAATATGAAATTGGTTACCACCTCGCCGTAAACAAAAAGTACAGAAGGATTCTTTGAGCTATCTACaattgatggatcaaattaatcaaatatatttgGAAAATAATCAGTTAATAACATGTCTTTTGgacaataattataattttttttgtttttttttttttgtttttttttttttgtgattttcaaGTTACACACACCTGATGGGACTTGAACCCACAATCAGAAATTAACAATCTGTAGACAAATAATcaactaaaagaaaaagtaacacCAGAGCAGAATGCAAACTTACTGCTAAGATGTTGTCAATCTCATTCTGTACCCTCCAGTTTAAACAATCCACCAACTGAAACATCATTACAAGCACAACATATGCCATCAATACAATGGtgaaatcaaaatcaaactgTTTCAATAATATAAAACCGTTACAGATTCATAAATATTTCAACCAAAAGAAACCTATCTAACCATTTTATGGGCTTTGGCAACATTCCCATCCCTTGCTTTCAGGAAACGCACCAGAGTTTCAGTTAAATTTCCTTGATGAACATTCTGCAGATAGAgaaacaatttttcaaatcCATATATTCCACTCAAATATCAATAAATTTTGAAGAGGTACATGGCATGCAATGAGGCTCAATACAATCATTACTTACCTACAAAACACACTCAATTTTTCACCAACCACGTAAAAAAGCAGGAAACAAATGAAAGGACATCTTCCATCTCCTCCAAACCTTATCAAAAGAATAATATCCATAGATAGTTTATTTCAATgaattaaatataaaacataaatttcctcATCATTCcaaccaaatttatttttgtttttcctcaGTTGGGTAGATATAATGGCACTGTATGGTTGAGACTTAGATGCTTTGATGCAGACAGCATGCAAATCATTTTTCTTACTTCACCCTCCAAACTTGCCTCACATTTTGGATGTTACAAAAACCAATTTGATGTTGTTTGACACTTTGCCTGATGTAGTTTAGGGATAATAAGATTGTGGTTATGAGACCAAAGAGTCTCAACACCATCGAGTGAGCTTTCATAATCTTGCGATGTAATCTGCTCTAATAGATAACTATATTTTAACTAGGATGGGATTTCTACTGAAATTGCAACCAGATATTTCATTAGAAGACAACCCTTCTAGCTGACCCCTTGAACTGCTGGTTTGATGAGCAAGAGAAGTATTGTGATACACGTCAAATTTCAAGGACATCCATTCTAGCTGACCCCTTGAAGAGATTCAGATTTAAAAAGACTTGAACAGGTCTAGTTACTTGGTAAAAGGGAATACACTAAAATCTTCGTGGCATCTATGTAAAAGCATCACAGCCTCTTCATCGAGTCTTAATCCACTAATCCTTATGCTATCAAGTACTATCACACCCTGGCCACACATCTCCAGTTTTGTTCTTCTTGGTCACGCagtaaaatatcaaattaattgGTTAAGTGGGAATGTATGGTACCTAAACCTTATCTTACTCCACATGAATAATTAAAAGAACCTCTAAAAGCAATTTATCAGAGTTAATGACTAAAGAAAGAGAAGCAATTAACTACCAAATTTTTCAGCCTACGAGCTTAAATCATATAGggattttagtttaaaattaattcAGTAGATAATTTTAAAGCATGGTACAAGATTGAACTAGAACTACACGGGATAACTCAGCCAAGACTTTGCTTTGAATCAACGTCACATGCCAGTttaccacaaaaaaaaagaccatcGGAAGATCCAGTGCCCAGATCAAAGTATTCAACCAGTCGACTAAGTTAGATTTCAGGATCAACTCTAATGCCTACAAAATTCAACGAAACAAAACAAACATCTGAAGCTCATATTTTTTTGCCGACACACaacacccacaaaaaaaaaaaaaaaaaaatactaaaaatatgaacaaaaaatgtaaactttagaaacaataaaagaaagaggaaagtaCTTTGAAGGCTTTGACTCAGATTGAAGACAGATCGGATGGAgcataaaatatagaaaaggaaggaaaatgCTAACCTGAAATGTTCTCTTCAATGGCTCCTCAACTgcaaattattcaaaaaaaaaaaaatcaagaaaataaatacaaaaaaaaaagtaaagcaaaataataatgcAACTATTTGTtggataaaacaaaaaaacaaaaaattgaagttgagGAAGAAGACCTGGATCTATTAGTGCTTGGAACTGGTTGATCGCTTCATGAGAAACGATCCCCATTTCTTCTACCTATCTCTTCCACAAATTTGCCCAAATGCACACCCAAAATTCACCACCTTTgaagcttctctctctctttttctttagacTCTTTGGTCTTCTTCGCCAAAGCTTGGTAATTTACACACAGACAAATACCATCAAAAGAACAGACTATATAATATGAACTcaaatagaaagagagaaagagacagagaggTCAAGAAAGGCGGGCCTACAACCTCACCATCCCACTTCCATTCTCCACCTAGAGATTTGTGTCTCcaaacttgtttttgtttttgcttttcattgTCTTTTTTTTGTGTTACTGCTTCAGTATTCACCCTCACCCCCCACCTAAGTATTTGGACCGTATGTCTATTTACCCTGGTGGTCCTCTCCTCTGCATTTGATACATCATAGATCCTCTTTTCCAGAATTCGCATATTGTATTTATAGATTCGGTACGCATTACATAATTCCTACTTTAAATAGATGGCCCCCTACCttgacaaacaaacaaacaagaaaaaaaaaaaaaaaatgtggtacCAAACCCCGCTATAAAATGATTCAGTCACCTTCGATACGAACCATTCATTTGGCTAAAGGGATGGTTAGAGCCCTTCTTTAACTATCAAAAGAGGTAATTTGGCCGCCCAATAACAACTCAAGTTACCTccttttatttgtatttgtgcAATGCATAGGATGATATTGCAATAGATTAGGTTGGAGAATGTCTTTTAAGCTTAcgagaaacacatgtttttttagtaacactaaaagctaaaaaaaaattacagcgtttttttatgtgtttaatttttcttattgtttttattttttattttttatgggcCCAGTTGTTCTGCAGTCTTGGTCTTCAATATATTTTATTCTGTTAGACATGATGAATTAACGTAAAATTATAGAGTTTAAATCTGAGATCCATGTTTTTTAGGTGGGTGTCCCAGATCCATGCTTAGAGTTGGGGgtctaatttaattatttgctGACGATATGTATTGCGGGTCCCACTTCCATTTTGTTTCTACTGAGCTAAGCTCAATCAGCTCCTTAATTAATCTTTCCCTATTAATATCCCAAGGCGGCAAAACTTCAACTTGTGTGCAAAATAGGTAGGTAGGTGGACCTCGTTAATTAGCACCCAAATCATTACTCTGTAGGTCGAtctcattttatatttaatattttattttattgcatttaattGTGTATATGACACCCTATTTAAATATGGTATAAAgtcatttaaaatatgaaatatataggattaaatttataaaattaaatctaaattattaaatatgaaaaatattttttactttaattacaTACCGacaaatgttaaaaatatataaatcctCCCCGTTTTACTTTGATCCAATTAACAAAAAGATTATAATGGGTGATCTACATTAAATGAGTTATAATAATTTACCCAAatgtaaagtaaaaaaaagagCTTATACGatgcttttgccaaaagtgtaaGCATCTCTTTGTATATGGTGAAAGTGAAACTTCTTCCAATGACTTGCATTGTGTGTTGTATTTTTAATCATGCACAAAAGAATAAAGTGTCGCCATCTCGTGTATTCCCATCCTTTAGGGACCATGGACATCTATGGCATGGACCTTTAGGATGCCCGAATTATTATGGATCCAATTTGATTGTATTTCCAATGAAATACGATTccaagaattaattaattaattatatataatacatatataatcaatTATAGAGGAGAATGGAGATGagtgatgacaattcaaaagGCCATGAATGGGGAGATCTTTATCCAACTTCAATCGGACTATAGAGCATGCGAGTCAAATGCTTTGAAAGATAAAGAGGCAAAGTCTGACCTGTGTTTGGTCTACTAGAAACTAGCATTCCATGTAAGAGAATTTTTAGCAAATTCCAtgggagtctgttccctaagtttaagaaatatgtccaaaaaatcgcaaaaaaaattcaaactccCCTAAATGAACCATATTACATTAGTATTGCTATTGTGAAACAGGTTctactattgcaatccttatgattattaaaataaaataaaaaaatgattctctcttttctctcatctctcatcttatttctcacaattctctctcatctctcatctcatatatataatataattaaaaaaaaataaatattttaatgattaaAGAAAGTTATTAGAATGTATtttgacaaaaagaaataaaaagtagtttaaattCTTAAATGTAGAAAGAATAACGAAAAAACTGCTGTGAATGCACAGTCGGAAAATTGGGCTCATTCAAATTTTGTCAATTGATTTGAAAGATAAGAGGCAAAGTCTGACCTGGTGTTTGGCCTACTAGAAACCGGGATTCCATGTAAGTTGGGAAATTGGGCTCATTCAGATTCAGCCTTAATATACGTACTCTGGTAATTGGGTCCTACCTTCCTTGGGTTGGTATAGATATTTACAGATTGCAAGCCCATTCAACCCTTTCCAATTTTTACTctttatgttataattaaaagaaaatcttcATGATATGGTCCGCCAAAAGAAATCCTGCCCAGTGGCGCTGAAGCTGCCACGAatcaccaaaagaaaaaagaaaaataattcaatgaATCTAAACAATTACTAGCATTCATGTTACCCTCAGCAAATTTTAGATTGCGACTTGGGAGAATCGGAATGGATTTTTCTCATTAGCAATTCCAAAGAAACGAACTGCCTCAGTATAGTAGTGCCCATccatacaaataaatatatattagaatatCTAGAGTATATATTACGAGATTTAGATcttcctataaattttttttttttttttttaaataataaaattgacttttgagatattatttatttgtaatatcCGTGATTCATTCCTTGATGCCTATGGATATTCCATTATTCCTTATCTTTCCCCTCCATAAATTGTGGtagaaaaacaatataaatatcGTTGAAATACTCCGCTGTATGTATCACTTTCACATACAAAAATATGTAATGTATTGTGTATATAATCAATGTCCGATTCCgtacaaaatattcataaaaagcttaaaattatttttaactttattgCCCCCGTccaaatgtattttttaaactaaaaaaaaactcccTCGGTTCCAGTGCATAGGCTAGTCAAAGCTAGCGACCGGCCACCGAGTTGCCTACAAATTAACAAGGACCgctacttattaaaaaagaaaaaataaaataataataaaaaagactGATTGTGAAATAACAGAAAAGGACTAGGGTGCGGTGCAATAATCAATATacataaaatgaaatatttgtCACTTCTTCATCTAGGGGCAACCGGGAAAAGTAAAGTTGAAGTAGAAGAAAATAAGATTATTATTTACTTGGCAATCTCTCTCAACTTTGATTAGATGAGCCTTGCGTTgcgttgaaataaataaaatacaaaacgTTAAAAAGGCGATGTTTCCATTCCATATGCTCCTGCTCATTGTTTCTAGCTTCTCCCTTGACATAGCTTTCTGCTTCCATCTCACAccttccccccaaaaaaaaagtcaagagtCAAACTAGAGCAGCCGTGTCGAGGTGATCGGTTCTTTCGAAAGTTGAGAGGCAATTGCAAAGATGTCGGTGTCGATGTCAGAGGAAAGTTACGCGCACCGCGATGAAGCTAGCGCCGGATACCATAACCACAACCAGTTCAGCAAATATAGCAGCAGTACTGTGTGCGAGATAGAGGAAGAGAGTCCAAGCGAGACCTTTGAGATCAACCATGGAGTTCCGATGGCGTCGATCAGAGAAGAGTTTGAAGGTAGCTTGTTTTCGGTTGATGTTCAGAACTCGGAAGATAGCGTGTATGTGGGCGTGGGCAAGAGCGATTCCAGCATGGACGCGCTAGCCTGGACATTGAAGCACGCTGTTACTCCCTCCACCATCGTCTACCTCGTACATGTCTTCCCGGAGGTACGATACATCCCAAGTCCAtgtaagctctctctctctctctccggttgGTGAGTTACGGTCAAATCGGTGCATTGACAACCAGAGCCATGGCAACCTTTTTGGGTCTTAACCACCATTGACTTTACTTCCAAAAAGGACAAGAATTATTGgagatttttttggaaaaggttGAAAGATGTCAGTGTTGACAGACAACAAGTGGCGTGCATGAATCACGAGAAAAGTGATTTTCGATTGTGTCTATATACAGCTGCCCTAGGCTGTCCGGCCCTGTCGTAATTCATTCATTCTTAACGTCCTACATTTCTGCCGAGTGTTTGTTTTAGTATGTCAATCAATTAACATCTATGGTGTAATTAATCGTAAACTTATAAAGTTGAAGCTTGACCCTCATCCTCATATCTATGCCTGTTCCATTTTGAAATCTGAATCCACTGTTAATTAAGATGTGTGAAACTATAATTTAAATCATTTAAGTTCATCAAAATTATCTAAtcaataatttgataaaaagttTTCACTGGCTTGTTGTTAGACATAAAAATGTTAAGGATTTGATCAAGTTGAAGGAGCATATTGTCTGTTTATGATTATAGTAGGAAAGCTTCCTAAGCATCAAGTGAGTCCAGAGCAAGTAGAGAGCTATATGGCCCAAGAAAGAGACAAGAGGGGACAACTCCTTCAAAAATTTCTTGATGCGTGTTCCACTTCCAaggtatatacatatatatagccTCCAGTTTTTACCATTTTATTAGGAATGTAATATTAATTATGTGAGGTTAATCTTATTAATttgtagaaaaaataataatgaaacaGGTTAAGGTAGACACCATTCTAATCGAAAGTGATATGGTTGCAAGTGCAATCCGGGACCTCATTCCCATTCTCAACATAAGAACACTGGTTGTTGGAACCACTAAGTCCAGTCTAAGgtatataattttctttgtgtttataGAAAAGAAACATGTTACATAACCATCTTTCAactatatattgaatttgtgaacCGGAGTATGTGTTTGAAAATCTGGGGAATTTATGCAACCTTTTTTctcatgtgcatatatatatatatatatatatatatatatataaacttgtcATTCAATATATGAAATGGGTAGGAAATTGAGGTCTAAGAGAGGAAGTGGGGTAGCTGATCAAATGCTTCAGAATGCAGCGGAAGGATGTGTGGTTAAGGTCATATGTGAAGGAAAAGAAGTGACTGAAGATCAGATGATTGAGTCACCTTCTCCACGAAGCAATGACATTAATCCCAAGCCTACACAAGATCAGGAAGATCAACGCAACGATACCTTTTCATGTAtgtgttttaaaatttaaacctaATTTAAGTGTATGTAATTAAGTTGTATAATTAATTGCCATGAAACATGTCAAGAACATGAACAGATCGATTTCTGGGATGGAATCAAAACTGTATCTGATGTTGGCATGTTAATTCACATTAACGCCACTCCTCCATTTGTGATTTCCATGGTGTCCGTCCTCGTcaaaaatctaataaataaCACGAAGAAGTTCAAAGGAGGACAATAATACGTGTTGACGTGTTCTGACCTCCCATGTTCCCAACAACCATTGCGAGGTGTGAACTGAtttttgagattaaataattcCAAATGGTCAAACGGACCACCCCAACCGGCACACTAATTTATGTAcggctataaaaaaaaaaaaatgaaaaattgatttttaacaattttctttatgaCCAACCATGATTCCGTCCTAACGTTAATGGATATTCCGAATCCGTTGCTGTTTTCGtaataaaaaacatacaaaaagtCCCGGTGCGTGGGTCATTGACCCGATAGGTCCCTTTAATAAAGTTGGTGGTAATTAATACTGATCACGACAAATTATTttagtatattttattttttcaaaattcaattattgttttcaaattaattaaatgttgacattttatcacatcaataatttttagaagaaaaattgtAACTAGTGACTCCTGAGGTGATAAACGTCGAATTAattgttaaaagtgataaaaacaatgatttgcatttgaaaaaatatattcattatgatatcttaattatatattttagagtGTTTATCCCTACAATTTTGCAGGTCGAATGACCATTTTTAATCAAAATCACACAGTATTCTCAGGGTGTGATTGGAAAAAATGATAgtttaaaaaatgtgaaaaaattcgCATCTTTAACGGACAACAGGCAAGGAGATGCGTTTTTAAAGACCAAACAATATTAAGAGtctatttgggattgcatttgaagagcttaaaagtgcttttaacattcaaaaagcaaatttgaagaaagaagtactcgtttagtaaaaaaaattaaaagcgcttttaaggatctaaaaaacataaaaatggtcaaaacgcacttttggcaaaagcttaaaaatgaagattttgcctaaaagctctttttgacttaaaaactctatttctcaaattcaatctcaaacaggctctaaataagcttttaaaaattataatttcgtTGTTTGCTTTTTaagtcattatttttttcaagatagACTTTTTGAAAGGGGTAACCCAAACCAATACTCAAAAAATTAAGtgataattaaattaataaaacaagCATAAGGAGTGATTAATTAGTAAATTAACAAGTTTATTTGGATTCTTCTAGGTGgattgaatttataaaattatttaaaaaaaaaaggtgtagaTTAGATTAGACCAAACTAGCTTATTTAAACTGAAATGTTGATAAAATAACAATCAAATCAGATTTTggattatttaataaaaatcaaaaacacttcACACTTACAAGCCAGTAGGTATTAATACGAAACTCTGTTGCATTTACGTAATTGGACGTTGGGGTCAACCAAGGAAAATTCCAAGCAGATGAAACTAAATAGCATTCCCTTTTCGTTGAAGAGAAATATAAGGCAATCAAATTCCATATATGTGTTCCGTGTCTTCCTGATCACTAAATCTCtgcatatattttttccaattctaTCTACCTCTGCATAAGTTTCCGCATGCAGTACTTAAGAAAATCTCAAAGCTGCTTCAAGTCCATggcataacaagatcatcaagCTAGCCATAGAAAACGATCAAAATGATGTCTGCGATATCCGAGGACTACGAGGAAGAGAGTTCAAGTAGTAGTGATCTGTTCGAGATCAACCATGAATACGATTACGAGAgtagtttgttttcttttgattttcagaAACGGAACGACAGCGTTTTTGTGGCGGTGGGGAAGACGGAGTCACGCTCAAGCATGGATGCGCTGGTGTGGACGCTCAGATACCTTGTTACTCCCTCCACCGTCCTTCATCTCATACATGTTTTTCCGCCGATACGCTACGTTCCAAGCCCATGTAAGCTCTCTATCTTCCCCCCCTTCCCCTTTTCCCCTGTAATTTCgccattaaaaaaacaaaaaaacctgTGCCTTCCAACTAAAAGAAGCAGCtttattgttctatttcaaAAATTGTTGTAGTACTAGTTGATCAGAGATGTAGTTGGTAACTTGTTGTAACATGCTAAAGTGTCAAAATTAAAGCACTTTATAAGCAAAACTCTAGAATTTTATTCTTAAATTAGAAATCAAAAATATAAATCCAAATCATATAAAAACCAAAAGgctataaatacaattttttttttttttttttttgtgtgtgtaatGATAGTAGGAATGCTTCCAAGAAGTCAAGTGAAACCTGAAATGGTGGAGAGCTATGTGTCCCAAGAAAGGGATAAGAGAAGAAAGCTCCTTCAAAAGTTTCTAGACACGTGCTCTACTTCCAAGGTAACGATCTTTACCAAATTCTTATAGCAGTAGTTGGATATGAGTCACATGTGAGGTTAATTCATCTTTTGcctcttatttttttgtaagaatgAAACAGGTAAATGTTGATCTTATGCTCATTGAAAGTGATAACACTGTGAAGGCTATTCTGGACCTCATCCCAGTTCTCAGCATAACAAAACTAGTACTTGGAACCACAAAATTAAGTCTAAGGTACGTACAATAATATCCAACGACACAGAAATGACCAATGTTTTTTGGACCCCTATAATTTCCAACCCAAATTTCTTGGAATTAAGGGAGGGAAATCTAGGAttaagaaattttgaatttccatGGAATTGTGTTATTAATTAGTAGTTATGCTgttattcaaaatttgaaaggaaATCGGAGTCCAAGAGAGGAAGTGCAATAGCTGATCAGATCCTCCAGAATGCATCGGATGGTTGTGAGATTAAGATCATCTGCGAAGGGAAGGAAGTCATTGACAGGTTGATTGACTGGTCCTCTCCACGCGGGAATAGCAGTACGACAAAGTCAAAATGGATAGATATATTTAAATACTTCAATAACAAATTGCGGTAAAAGGCTAATTTAAGAggtttttgtatatatatattttaaagttaTGATATTACATAAACACGAAAAGTATTGTTGAGTATTTTATgatttgagttatttgttaatatttttacttatttttctcATAAACAAAAAGTTGTACTAAAAGGTATTAACTATCAATCGAGTGATTTATAGTTGATTAGAGCatacatttatcttttataaaATGGAT
Coding sequences within it:
- the LOC132172835 gene encoding U-box domain-containing protein 52-like, which codes for MMSAISEDYEEESSSSSDLFEINHEYDYESSLFSFDFQKRNDSVFVAVGKTESRSSMDALVWTLRYLVTPSTVLHLIHVFPPIRYVPSPLGMLPRSQVKPEMVESYVSQERDKRRKLLQKFLDTCSTSKVNVDLMLIESDNTVKAILDLIPVLSITKLVLGTTKLSLRKSESKRGSAIADQILQNASDGCEIKIICEGKEVIDRLIDWSSPRGNSSTTKSKWIDIFKYFNNKLR
- the LOC132171111 gene encoding U-box domain-containing protein 35-like encodes the protein MSVSMSEESYAHRDEASAGYHNHNQFSKYSSSTVCEIEEESPSETFEINHGVPMASIREEFEGSLFSVDVQNSEDSVYVGVGKSDSSMDALAWTLKHAVTPSTIVYLVHVFPEVRYIPSPLGKLPKHQVSPEQVESYMAQERDKRGQLLQKFLDACSTSKVKVDTILIESDMVASAIRDLIPILNIRTLVVGTTKSSLRKLRSKRGSGVADQMLQNAAEGCVVKVICEGKEVTEDQMIESPSPRSNDINPKPTQDQEDQRNDTFSCMCFKI